From one Streptomyces sp. NBC_00539 genomic stretch:
- a CDS encoding amino acid adenylation domain-containing protein → MTFQETSVLDPTLLGTKALPDLLAERVAEHPEATAVVYRDQSLTYRELAARSSALAEYLRHLGVSADDCVGLFVEPSLDLMIGAWGILSAGGAYLPLSPEYPEDRLRYMIENSQAKIILAQQRLVSRLRELAPKDVTVVTLRDSDAFVLPGAGAPAPAAEGARPDSLAYVIYTSGSTGKPKGVMIEHRSVVNQLGWLRETHGIDRSKVVLQKTPMSFDAAQWEILSPANGATVVMGAPGVYADPEGLIETIHKHGVTTLQCVPTLLQALIDTEKFDACSSLEQIFSGGEALSRNLAIQVTREMPGRSLINLYGPTECTINSSSYTVDPEALDEGPQSISIGSPVHRTEYHILDKDLRPVGVGEIGELYIGGVQLARGYLHRPDLTADRFLEIPLGDGDTPTRLYKTGDLGQWNPDGTVQFAGRADNQVKLRGYRVELDEISLAIENHEWVRNAAVIVKNDSRTGFQNLIACVELSEKEAALMDQGNHGSHHASKKSKLQVKAQLSNPGLRDDAELAARTAYDLPGAEATPEQRARVFARKTYRFYEGGEVTRADLLDLLGAKVTAGYSRKAADLAPAELGQILRWFGQFVSEERLLPKYGYASPGALYATQMYFELEGVGGLRPGYYYYQPVRHQLVLISEREATGKPTAQIHFIGKKSGIEPVYKNNILEVLEIETGHMVGLFEQILPSYGLDIHDRAYEPAVRELLDVADEDYYLGTFELVPHAGPREDHAEVYVQTHGSKIAGLPEALYRYEDGELTRFSDDIVLKKHVIAINQSVYQAASFGISVYSRAPQAWMHYIELGKKLQHLMMNGLNLGFMSSGYSSKTGNPLPASRRMDSVLAANGVEGGPMYFFVGGRISDEQVGHEGMREDSVHMRGPAELIRDDLVSFLPDYMIPNRVVVFERMPLSANGKVDVKALAASEQVNAELVERPFVAPRTETEKEISAIWAKSLRRESVSVQDDFFESGGNSLIAVGLIRELNSRLGVSLPLQSVLESPTVEKLARRLEREVAQESSRLVRLHAETGKAKPVICWPGLGGYPMNLRSLAGEIGLGRSFYGVQSHGINEGESPYETIVEMAKADIEAIKELQPTGPYTLWGYSFGARVAFETAYQLEQAGEKVDNLFLIAPGSPKVRAENGKVWGREASFANRGYTTILFSVFTGTISGPDLDKCLETVTDEASFAEFISELKGIDVELARRIISVVGQTYEFEYSFHELAERTLQAPISIFKAVGDDYSFLENSSGYSAEPPTVIDLDADHYSLLREDIGELVKHIRYLLGEE, encoded by the coding sequence ATGACCTTTCAGGAGACCAGCGTGCTCGATCCCACCCTTCTGGGAACCAAGGCGTTGCCGGACCTGCTCGCCGAGCGGGTCGCGGAGCACCCGGAGGCGACCGCCGTCGTCTACCGTGACCAGAGCCTCACGTATCGCGAACTGGCGGCCAGAAGCTCGGCCCTGGCCGAGTACCTCAGACATCTCGGCGTCTCGGCGGACGACTGCGTCGGCCTCTTCGTCGAGCCGTCGCTCGACCTGATGATCGGCGCCTGGGGCATCCTGTCCGCCGGCGGCGCCTACCTGCCGCTGTCCCCGGAGTACCCCGAGGACCGGCTCCGCTACATGATCGAGAACAGCCAGGCGAAGATCATCCTGGCCCAGCAGCGCCTGGTGTCCCGGCTGCGCGAACTCGCGCCCAAGGACGTCACCGTCGTCACCCTGCGCGACTCCGACGCCTTCGTCCTGCCCGGTGCGGGCGCGCCGGCGCCCGCCGCCGAAGGCGCCCGCCCCGACAGCCTCGCCTACGTCATCTACACCTCGGGCAGCACCGGCAAGCCCAAGGGCGTGATGATCGAGCACCGCAGCGTCGTCAACCAGCTCGGCTGGCTGCGCGAGACGCACGGCATCGACCGCAGCAAGGTCGTCCTGCAGAAGACCCCGATGAGCTTCGACGCCGCCCAGTGGGAGATCCTCTCCCCGGCCAACGGCGCCACCGTCGTCATGGGCGCCCCCGGCGTCTACGCCGACCCCGAGGGCCTCATCGAGACCATCCACAAGCACGGCGTCACCACCCTGCAGTGCGTCCCGACGCTGCTCCAGGCGCTCATCGACACCGAGAAGTTCGACGCCTGCTCCTCCCTGGAGCAGATATTCAGCGGCGGCGAGGCGCTCTCGCGCAACCTCGCGATCCAGGTCACCCGCGAGATGCCGGGCCGCTCCCTGATCAACCTGTACGGGCCGACGGAGTGCACCATCAACTCCTCCTCGTACACCGTCGACCCCGAGGCCCTGGACGAGGGCCCCCAGTCGATCTCGATCGGCAGCCCGGTCCACCGCACCGAGTACCACATCCTCGACAAGGACCTGCGGCCCGTCGGCGTCGGCGAGATCGGTGAGCTCTACATCGGCGGCGTCCAGCTGGCCCGCGGCTACCTGCACCGCCCCGACCTGACCGCCGACCGCTTCCTGGAGATCCCCCTCGGCGACGGCGACACCCCCACCCGCCTCTACAAGACGGGCGACCTGGGCCAGTGGAACCCGGACGGCACCGTGCAGTTCGCCGGCCGCGCCGACAACCAGGTCAAGCTGCGCGGCTACCGCGTCGAACTCGACGAGATCTCCCTCGCGATCGAGAACCACGAGTGGGTCCGCAACGCGGCCGTCATCGTCAAGAACGACAGCCGTACCGGCTTCCAGAACCTGATCGCCTGCGTCGAGCTGAGCGAGAAGGAAGCCGCCCTGATGGACCAGGGCAACCACGGCTCCCACCACGCCTCGAAGAAGAGCAAGCTCCAGGTCAAGGCGCAGCTGTCCAACCCGGGCCTGCGCGACGACGCCGAGCTCGCCGCCCGCACCGCCTACGACCTGCCGGGCGCCGAAGCCACCCCCGAGCAGCGCGCCCGCGTCTTCGCCCGCAAGACCTACCGCTTCTACGAGGGCGGCGAGGTCACCCGGGCCGACCTGCTCGACCTGCTCGGCGCCAAGGTCACCGCGGGCTACTCGCGCAAGGCGGCCGACCTGGCCCCCGCCGAACTGGGGCAGATCCTGCGCTGGTTCGGCCAGTTCGTCAGCGAGGAGCGGCTCCTGCCGAAGTACGGGTACGCCTCCCCGGGCGCCCTGTACGCGACGCAGATGTACTTCGAGCTGGAGGGCGTCGGCGGGCTGCGGCCGGGTTACTACTACTACCAGCCGGTCCGCCACCAGCTCGTGCTGATCAGCGAGCGCGAGGCCACCGGCAAGCCCACCGCGCAGATCCACTTCATCGGCAAGAAGAGCGGTATCGAGCCGGTCTACAAGAACAACATCCTCGAAGTGCTGGAGATCGAGACCGGCCACATGGTCGGCCTCTTCGAGCAGATCCTGCCGTCCTACGGCCTCGACATCCACGACCGCGCCTACGAGCCGGCCGTGCGGGAACTGCTCGACGTCGCCGACGAGGACTACTACCTGGGCACCTTCGAGCTCGTCCCGCACGCGGGCCCGCGCGAGGACCACGCCGAGGTCTACGTCCAGACGCACGGCAGCAAGATCGCCGGCCTGCCCGAGGCCCTGTACCGCTACGAGGACGGCGAGCTGACCCGCTTCTCGGACGACATCGTCCTCAAGAAGCACGTCATCGCGATCAACCAGTCGGTGTACCAGGCCGCCAGCTTCGGCATCAGCGTCTACAGCCGCGCCCCCCAGGCGTGGATGCACTACATCGAGCTGGGCAAGAAGCTCCAGCACCTGATGATGAACGGGCTGAACCTGGGCTTCATGTCCTCCGGCTACAGCTCCAAGACCGGCAACCCGCTGCCCGCCTCGCGCCGCATGGACTCCGTCCTCGCCGCGAACGGCGTCGAGGGCGGCCCGATGTACTTCTTCGTCGGCGGCCGCATCAGCGACGAGCAGGTCGGCCACGAGGGCATGCGCGAGGACAGCGTCCACATGCGCGGTCCGGCCGAGCTCATCCGCGACGACCTCGTCAGCTTCCTGCCCGACTACATGATCCCGAACCGGGTCGTGGTGTTCGAGCGGATGCCGCTGTCCGCCAACGGCAAGGTCGACGTCAAGGCACTGGCCGCCTCCGAGCAGGTCAACGCCGAACTCGTCGAACGCCCCTTCGTCGCCCCGCGCACGGAGACCGAGAAGGAGATCAGCGCGATCTGGGCGAAGTCCCTGCGGCGCGAGAGCGTCTCCGTCCAGGACGACTTCTTCGAGTCCGGCGGCAACTCGCTGATCGCCGTCGGTCTCATCCGCGAGCTCAACTCCCGGCTCGGCGTCTCCCTGCCGCTGCAGAGCGTCCTGGAGTCCCCGACCGTCGAGAAGCTCGCCCGGCGCCTGGAGCGGGAGGTCGCCCAGGAGTCCTCGCGCCTGGTGCGCCTGCACGCGGAGACCGGCAAGGCCAAGCCCGTGATCTGCTGGCCGGGCCTCGGCGGCTACCCGATGAACCTGCGCTCCCTGGCCGGCGAGATCGGCCTCGGCCGCTCCTTCTACGGTGTCCAGTCGCACGGCATCAACGAGGGCGAGAGCCCGTACGAGACCATCGTCGAGATGGCCAAGGCGGACATCGAGGCCATCAAGGAGCTCCAGCCGACCGGCCCCTACACCCTGTGGGGCTACTCCTTCGGCGCCCGCGTGGCCTTCGAGACCGCCTACCAGCTGGAGCAGGCCGGCGAGAAGGTGGACAACCTGTTCCTGATCGCGCCGGGCTCCCCGAAGGTGCGCGCCGAGAACGGCAAGGTGTGGGGCCGCGAGGCGTCCTTCGCCAACCGCGGCTACACCACCATCCTCTTCTCCGTCTTCACCGGCACCATCTCCGGTCCGGACCTGGACAAGTGCCTGGAGACCGTGACGGACGAGGCGTCCTTCGCCGAGTTCATCAGCGAGCTCAAGGGCATCGACGTCGAACTCGCCCGGCGGATCATCTCGGTCGTGGGCCAGACCTACGAGTTCGAGTACTCCTTCCACGAGCTGGCCGAGCGCACCCTCCAGGCGCCGATCAGCATCTTCAAGGCCGTGGGCGACGACTACTCGTTCCTGGAGAACAGCAGCGGTTACTCGGCCGAGCCGCCGACGGTGATCGACCTCGACGCCGACCACTACAGCCTGCTGCGCGAGGACATCGGCGAGCTGGTCAAGCACATCCGCTACCTGCTCGGCGAGGAGTGA
- a CDS encoding ribose-phosphate diphosphokinase, translating into MLLFSGRAHPELAQAVAAELGTTLVPTKAIDFANGEIYIRYHASVRGADCFVIQSHTAPINKAIMEQLIMIDALKRASARSITVILPFYGYARQDRKHSGREPISARLVADLLKTAGADRILTVDLHADQIQGFFDGPVDHLFAMPVLADHIGAKADRDNLTVVSPDAGRVRVADGWCDRLGAPLAIVHKRRDKDVAHQVTAHEVVGDVEGRDCVLVDDMIDTGGTICAAADALFAQGARDVIVAATHGVLSGPAADRLKNSRVSEFVFTDTLPVPGALGLDKVTVLSIAPLIAGAAREVFENGSVTRLLQDR; encoded by the coding sequence ATGCTGCTCTTCTCGGGGCGCGCACACCCCGAGCTGGCGCAGGCCGTGGCAGCCGAACTGGGTACGACGCTGGTCCCGACGAAGGCGATCGACTTCGCCAACGGCGAGATCTACATCCGCTACCACGCCTCCGTGCGCGGCGCGGACTGCTTCGTCATCCAGAGCCACACCGCACCGATCAACAAGGCGATCATGGAACAGCTCATCATGATCGACGCGTTGAAGCGGGCCTCGGCCCGCAGCATCACGGTGATCCTGCCGTTCTACGGATACGCCCGCCAGGACCGCAAGCACAGCGGCCGCGAGCCCATCTCGGCCCGTCTGGTTGCGGACCTGCTCAAGACGGCCGGAGCGGACCGGATCCTGACGGTGGACCTGCACGCCGACCAGATCCAGGGCTTCTTCGACGGGCCGGTGGACCACCTGTTCGCGATGCCGGTCCTCGCGGACCACATCGGCGCCAAGGCCGACCGCGACAACCTGACGGTCGTCTCGCCCGACGCCGGCCGCGTCCGGGTCGCGGACGGGTGGTGCGACCGGCTGGGCGCGCCGCTGGCCATCGTCCACAAGCGGCGCGACAAGGACGTGGCCCACCAGGTCACCGCCCACGAGGTGGTCGGTGACGTCGAGGGCCGGGACTGCGTCCTCGTCGACGACATGATCGACACCGGCGGCACGATCTGCGCCGCCGCCGACGCCCTCTTCGCACAGGGCGCGCGGGACGTCATCGTGGCGGCCACGCACGGGGTGCTGTCCGGCCCCGCCGCGGACCGCCTCAAGAACTCGCGGGTCAGCGAGTTCGTCTTCACGGACACCCTGCCGGTGCCCGGGGCGCTCGGACTGGACAAGGTCACCGTCCTGTCGATCGCCCCGCTCATCGCGGGTGCCGCCCGTGAGGTGTTCGAGAACGGATCGGTGACCCGGTTGCTCCAGGACCGGTAG
- a CDS encoding alkene reductase codes for MSEKLFEPVTLGKLSLGNRLVMAPMSRNRATPDGLATELMATYYAQRAGAGLIITEGIQPNVVGQGFMNSPGLYSQEQTESWKQVTSAVHRAGGLIAAQLMHCGRIGHPSLYPSAHQSVAPSAVTAAGQCFGPEGPLEYQEPHELTVEEIADTVKEFADAAQNAIEAGFDGVEVHAGNGFLLHQFLAENTNRRTDRYGGSIENRIRFAVEVIEAVSERIGADRVGVRISPANPYNDIVEGDTAALYEALVAALPPVAFLHVLEGGNRGQTEALRAQWTGTIILCPHPENLGVPVTAEIATEALEAGVACAVAFGAAFLANPDLPERVRAGGPFNALDTTTFYGGDHRGYTDYPTLAEAGSA; via the coding sequence ATGTCCGAGAAGCTGTTCGAGCCGGTCACCCTGGGCAAGCTGTCCCTGGGCAACCGCCTGGTCATGGCGCCCATGAGCCGCAACCGCGCCACCCCCGACGGCCTCGCCACCGAGCTGATGGCCACCTACTACGCCCAGCGGGCGGGCGCCGGCCTCATCATCACCGAGGGCATCCAGCCCAACGTCGTCGGCCAGGGGTTCATGAACAGCCCCGGCCTGTACTCCCAGGAGCAGACCGAATCCTGGAAGCAGGTCACCTCCGCCGTGCACCGCGCCGGCGGGCTGATCGCCGCCCAGCTCATGCACTGCGGCCGCATCGGCCACCCCTCCCTGTACCCGAGCGCCCACCAGTCCGTCGCGCCGTCGGCCGTCACCGCGGCCGGCCAGTGCTTCGGCCCCGAGGGCCCGCTGGAGTACCAGGAGCCGCACGAGCTGACGGTCGAGGAGATCGCTGACACCGTCAAGGAGTTCGCGGACGCCGCGCAGAACGCCATCGAGGCCGGCTTCGACGGCGTCGAGGTCCACGCGGGCAACGGCTTCCTGCTCCACCAGTTCCTCGCGGAGAACACCAACCGGCGCACCGACCGGTACGGCGGCTCCATCGAGAACCGCATCCGCTTCGCCGTCGAGGTGATCGAGGCGGTGTCCGAGCGCATCGGCGCGGACCGCGTCGGCGTGCGCATCTCGCCCGCCAACCCGTACAACGACATCGTCGAGGGCGACACCGCCGCCCTGTACGAGGCGCTCGTCGCGGCCCTGCCGCCGGTGGCGTTCCTGCACGTCCTGGAGGGCGGCAACCGCGGCCAGACCGAGGCGCTGCGCGCCCAGTGGACCGGCACCATCATCCTGTGCCCGCACCCGGAGAACCTGGGCGTCCCGGTCACGGCCGAGATCGCCACCGAGGCACTGGAGGCCGGCGTCGCCTGCGCCGTCGCGTTCGGCGCGGCGTTCCTCGCCAACCCGGACCTGCCGGAGCGCGTCCGCGCCGGCGGCCCGTTCAACGCACTGGACACCACCACCTTCTACGGTGGCGACCACCGGGGCTACACCGACTACCCGACGCTGGCCGAGGCCGGTTCCGCGTGA
- a CDS encoding pseudouridine-5'-phosphate glycosidase: protein MSASSGIPVVYTEEVREALHDGAAVVALESNVITHGLPYPDNAATARKVEDAVRAGGAVPATICIEAGEIRVGMSDSDIERFASLPDIPKVSSRDMPLVLAKGGLGATTVASSVVAAELAGIPFFSSAGIGGVHRGAQETWDVSSDLIQFTRSKVAVVCAGAKMILDLGLTLEYLETQCVPVVAYRSDDFPAFYCRTSGHRAPHRLDDEQVIARAIEAHWALGNNSSFLITTPVREEDAIDSTEVDTAIRAAVARATADGVSGQGITKYLMRAVDAATDGRSARANMAVLASCAEAAGRLAVAHAAHLAERAGR, encoded by the coding sequence ATGAGCGCAAGCAGCGGCATCCCCGTCGTCTACACCGAGGAAGTCCGTGAGGCCCTCCACGACGGCGCGGCCGTCGTCGCCCTGGAGAGCAACGTCATCACGCACGGCCTGCCTTACCCCGACAACGCGGCCACCGCCCGCAAGGTGGAGGACGCCGTACGGGCCGGCGGTGCCGTACCCGCGACGATCTGCATCGAGGCGGGCGAGATCCGCGTCGGCATGTCGGACTCGGACATCGAGCGCTTCGCCTCCCTGCCGGACATCCCCAAGGTCTCCAGCCGGGACATGCCCCTGGTGCTGGCCAAGGGCGGCCTCGGCGCCACCACCGTGGCGTCCTCCGTCGTGGCGGCCGAGCTCGCGGGCATCCCCTTCTTCTCCTCCGCGGGCATCGGCGGCGTGCACCGCGGCGCGCAGGAGACCTGGGACGTCTCCTCCGACCTCATCCAGTTCACCCGCTCCAAGGTCGCGGTCGTCTGCGCCGGAGCGAAGATGATCCTCGACCTCGGGCTGACGCTGGAGTACCTGGAGACGCAGTGCGTCCCGGTCGTCGCCTACCGCTCGGACGACTTCCCCGCCTTCTACTGCCGCACCAGCGGTCACCGGGCGCCCCACCGCCTGGACGACGAGCAGGTCATCGCCCGCGCCATCGAGGCGCACTGGGCGCTGGGCAACAACAGTTCCTTCCTGATCACCACCCCGGTCAGGGAAGAGGACGCCATCGACTCCACCGAGGTCGACACGGCCATCCGCGCCGCCGTCGCCCGGGCCACCGCCGACGGGGTCTCCGGCCAGGGCATCACCAAGTACCTGATGCGGGCCGTGGACGCGGCCACCGACGGGCGTTCGGCGCGCGCCAACATGGCCGTCCTCGCCTCCTGCGCCGAGGCCGCGGGCCGCCTGGCCGTGGCCCACGCCGCGCACCTCGCCGAACGCGCGGGCCGCTAG
- a CDS encoding tautomerase family protein: MPHIHVRHYPRDFTAEQLRAIDDAVTSAVMRTFATGEETVSISLEPVEPEDWDAHVLTEIAARRDLLVKPPGYWNEK, from the coding sequence GTGCCCCACATCCACGTCCGGCACTACCCGAGAGACTTCACGGCCGAACAGCTCCGGGCGATCGACGACGCGGTCACCTCCGCGGTGATGCGGACCTTCGCCACCGGCGAAGAGACCGTCTCGATCTCGCTGGAGCCGGTCGAACCCGAGGACTGGGACGCCCACGTCCTCACCGAGATAGCGGCCCGCCGGGACCTGCTGGTCAAACCGCCCGGCTACTGGAACGAGAAGTGA
- a CDS encoding EamA family transporter, translating into MKSRALSDSALTALAPAIWGSTYLVTTELLPEGRPLLASLLRALPAGLILVLIGRTLPRGIWWWRALVLGVLNIGAFFYLLFVAAYHLPGGVAALVMSIQPMIVLLLGALLLKEKIKQIHLVACALGAAGVALLVLQPNAGLNATGVIAGLLGALSMASGIVLTKRWGRPEGVGLLTFTGWQLTVGGLVLLPVALIGEGLPDTITGKNLAGFAYLGIIGALFAYAIWFRGMERLPALAVSFLSFASPLAATLLGYFVLGQALSPLQLVGALTVVAAVILAQPRPGRARRQAARASAREPVDA; encoded by the coding sequence ATGAAGAGCCGCGCGCTGTCCGACTCGGCGCTGACCGCGCTCGCACCCGCCATCTGGGGTTCGACGTACCTGGTCACCACCGAGCTGCTCCCGGAGGGCCGCCCGCTGCTGGCGTCCCTGCTGCGGGCCCTGCCCGCCGGCCTGATCCTCGTACTCATCGGCCGGACGCTGCCCCGCGGCATCTGGTGGTGGCGTGCGCTGGTCCTGGGCGTCTTGAACATCGGCGCCTTCTTCTACCTGCTGTTCGTCGCGGCGTACCACCTGCCGGGCGGGGTCGCGGCGCTGGTGATGTCCATCCAGCCGATGATCGTGCTCCTGCTGGGGGCCCTGCTGCTCAAGGAGAAGATCAAGCAGATCCACCTGGTCGCCTGTGCGCTCGGCGCCGCCGGTGTGGCCCTGCTGGTCCTCCAGCCGAACGCCGGCCTGAACGCCACCGGGGTCATCGCCGGTCTGCTGGGCGCGCTCAGCATGGCCTCCGGCATCGTGCTGACCAAGCGCTGGGGCCGCCCCGAAGGGGTGGGCCTGCTGACCTTCACGGGCTGGCAGCTGACCGTCGGCGGACTCGTGCTCCTGCCGGTCGCACTGATCGGCGAGGGCCTGCCCGACACGATCACCGGCAAGAACCTCGCCGGCTTCGCCTACCTCGGCATCATCGGCGCCCTGTTCGCCTACGCGATCTGGTTCCGCGGCATGGAACGGCTGCCCGCGCTCGCCGTGTCGTTCCTGAGCTTCGCCTCGCCGCTCGCGGCCACCCTGCTCGGCTACTTCGTCCTCGGCCAGGCCCTGTCGCCGCTCCAGCTCGTCGGTGCCCTCACCGTGGTCGCCGCCGTGATCCTGGCCCAGCCGCGTCCGGGCCGGGCCAGGAGGCAGGCGGCCAGGGCCAGTGCGCGGGAGCCCGTCGACGCCTGA
- the upp gene encoding uracil phosphoribosyltransferase, translating into MATGHHNVHPLPQTNQLRAMHTIIRDRDASRADFVFYSRRIIRLLLESALDLLPFDKQKVTTPVGETFEGLKFTPDLCAVPVIRAGDSMVDELRALVPNIRVGKILIQRDKTTKLPQYLYQNLPDDIAHRQVLLLEPMLATGGSANAAIGLLLDAGVREENIVFVNFLAAPEGIEAVHAKHPAVKIVTSSVEERLNENAFMIPGIGDFGDRFFGTTDSAVVR; encoded by the coding sequence ATGGCGACCGGCCACCACAACGTCCACCCGCTTCCGCAGACCAACCAGCTGCGGGCGATGCACACCATCATCCGAGACCGTGACGCCTCGCGCGCGGACTTCGTCTTCTACTCCCGGCGCATCATCCGCCTCCTGCTCGAATCGGCGCTGGATCTGCTGCCGTTCGACAAGCAGAAGGTGACCACGCCGGTCGGCGAGACCTTCGAGGGGTTGAAGTTCACGCCGGACCTGTGCGCCGTGCCCGTGATCCGGGCCGGGGACTCGATGGTGGACGAGCTGCGCGCCCTGGTTCCCAACATCCGCGTCGGCAAGATACTCATCCAGCGCGACAAGACCACCAAGCTCCCGCAGTACCTCTACCAGAACCTCCCGGACGACATCGCGCACCGGCAGGTACTGCTGCTGGAGCCGATGCTCGCCACCGGCGGCAGCGCCAACGCCGCCATCGGCCTGCTGCTCGACGCGGGCGTGCGCGAGGAGAACATCGTGTTCGTCAACTTCCTCGCCGCGCCCGAGGGCATCGAGGCGGTCCACGCCAAGCACCCCGCCGTCAAGATCGTCACCTCGTCGGTCGAAGAGCGGCTGAACGAGAACGCGTTCATGATCCCCGGCATCGGTGACTTCGGCGACCGCTTCTTCGGCACGACCGACTCGGCCGTGGTCCGATGA
- a CDS encoding phosphoribosylanthranilate isomerase, translating into MKDLVQVAGIIDAEEAALLAEEGVDWFGFPLRLPSGKDDISEVAATEIIGSLKAPQEGVLISYMTDADEISAFTTQLGVKAVQLHGDVEPEQLRKLKANRPDLYVLKSLVVKEDNAEELLQLVDDVADSVDMFITDTFNPATGAKGATGLTHDWNVSAELVRRSPKPLMMAGGLNAENVADAIRFVKPAAVDAHTGLEGADGRKDRAKVAKFVAESRKAFAEIAAESA; encoded by the coding sequence GTGAAGGATCTGGTGCAGGTCGCCGGGATCATCGACGCCGAAGAGGCCGCTCTGCTGGCCGAGGAGGGCGTCGACTGGTTCGGGTTCCCGCTCCGCCTCCCGTCGGGCAAGGACGACATCTCCGAGGTGGCGGCGACGGAGATCATCGGCAGCCTGAAGGCCCCCCAGGAGGGCGTCCTCATCAGCTACATGACGGACGCCGACGAGATCAGCGCCTTCACCACTCAGCTCGGCGTCAAGGCCGTCCAGCTGCACGGTGACGTGGAGCCGGAACAGCTGCGCAAGCTCAAGGCCAACCGTCCCGACCTGTACGTGCTCAAGAGCCTGGTCGTGAAGGAGGACAACGCCGAGGAGCTGCTCCAGCTCGTCGACGACGTCGCCGACTCGGTGGACATGTTCATCACCGACACCTTCAACCCGGCCACCGGTGCCAAGGGCGCCACCGGCCTCACCCACGACTGGAACGTCAGCGCCGAGCTCGTGCGCCGCTCCCCCAAGCCCCTGATGATGGCCGGCGGCCTGAACGCGGAGAACGTCGCCGACGCGATCCGCTTCGTCAAGCCGGCCGCCGTCGACGCCCACACGGGCCTCGAAGGCGCCGACGGCCGCAAGGACCGCGCCAAGGTCGCCAAGTTCGTGGCCGAGTCGCGCAAGGCGTTCGCCGAGATCGCGGCCGAGAGCGCCTGA
- a CDS encoding nuclear transport factor 2 family protein, producing MPSIHDEIADLSAQVRVLRDRAELRDLFDRYVGALDTGDHTDPGAVAFDELFTEDAVFAFPVGTCTGVEGFAVLRRDAGARWSRTHHISANHDIRLDGDRATLRVQQLTRHLHGAGDGRPGEQPSAPFEVGGYCRARAVRTAAGWRLSHVSFHVVWDAGDRLPELTGVQW from the coding sequence ATGCCATCGATCCACGACGAGATCGCGGATCTGTCCGCGCAAGTACGGGTCCTGCGCGACCGAGCCGAGCTGCGGGACCTCTTCGACCGCTACGTCGGCGCCCTCGACACCGGGGACCACACCGACCCCGGGGCGGTGGCGTTCGACGAGCTCTTCACCGAGGACGCCGTCTTCGCCTTCCCCGTCGGCACGTGCACCGGCGTCGAGGGCTTCGCCGTGCTGCGCCGGGATGCGGGGGCGCGCTGGTCGCGCACCCACCACATCAGCGCCAACCACGACATCCGCCTCGACGGCGACCGGGCCACGCTGCGGGTCCAGCAGCTCACCCGGCACCTCCACGGAGCCGGCGACGGGCGGCCCGGCGAGCAGCCCTCGGCACCCTTCGAGGTGGGCGGGTACTGCCGGGCCCGCGCCGTGCGCACGGCGGCCGGCTGGCGGCTGAGCCACGTCTCCTTCCACGTCGTGTGGGACGCCGGGGACCGCCTGCCCGAGCTGACCGGGGTGCAGTGGTGA